GGTACCTCTGGCGTCGTCGTAAGATCGCTGAGGCCGAACCTAACCCTACTCACACGGTCCTAGCGCTCATGGAGCGAGACGGCCTCCTCGAAGCCGTCATCACGCAGAACGTGGACGGACTCCACCAACGTGCCGGATCCCGTCGCGTGATAGAGCTCCACGGCAACATCTGGCGGGATGAGTGCGTATCTTGCGAATATCATCGGGTGAACGATCCAGAGCGCGGCGAGGGACTCGAGTACGACGAACTGCCACCTAAGTGCCCCGATTGCGGAGATCCGCTGCGCCCCGGCGTCGTCTGGTTCGGTGAGCCGCTGCCCCATGACGCGCTCGTGGAGGCGGAGAATCTCGCACGATCCTGTGACGTGATGCTCGTGATCGGAACCTCGGGCGAAGTCCGGCCCGCCGCCGATCTTCCGCTCGTGGCTAAATCCTGCGGAGCCACCTTGATAGAGATCAACCCGAGTGAGACCGCGCTCAGCTCCCACATGGACGTTATCATCCGAGAACGAGCAGCCTCTGCCATAAAAGCCCTATGGGGCGAGATCGAACGACTCTCGT
Above is a window of Methanopyrus sp. SNP6 DNA encoding:
- a CDS encoding NAD-dependent deacylase; translated protein: MSLRETAERLVEAETVVALTGAGASADSGIPTFRGKDGLWNKYDPRELATSEAFARDPERVWEWYLWRRRKIAEAEPNPTHTVLALMERDGLLEAVITQNVDGLHQRAGSRRVIELHGNIWRDECVSCEYHRVNDPERGEGLEYDELPPKCPDCGDPLRPGVVWFGEPLPHDALVEAENLARSCDVMLVIGTSGEVRPAADLPLVAKSCGATLIEINPSETALSSHMDVIIRERAASAIKALWGEIERLS